The following are encoded in a window of Sminthopsis crassicaudata isolate SCR6 chromosome 5, ASM4859323v1, whole genome shotgun sequence genomic DNA:
- the RNF148 gene encoding RING finger protein 148: MTVNQPNQAYRGMRLFGMTSWKQSFASSWLLRFSIFLLLSLPDSEGKAIWTAHLNITFQVGNRIISELGETGVFGNHSPLEKVAGVVVLPEGWNQNACNPMTNFSRPEPTESWLALIERGGCTFTHKIKMAAEKGANGVIIYNYPGTGNKVFPMSHQGTGNVVAVMIGNLKGMELFHLIQKGVHVTIIIEVGRRHIPWLNHHIMSLFTFMAATVACFFLYCARRPRIPSAATRRRRQIKADVKKAIGELELRVLKEGDKEVDPNGDSCVVCFDIYKPKDTVRILTCKHLFHKACIDPWLLAHRTCPMCKCDILKV; this comes from the coding sequence GCATATAGAGGAATGAGGCTATTTGGGATGACTTCTTGGAAACAAAGTTTTGCATCATCTTGGCTATTGAGGTTCAGCATTTTCCTGCTCCTTAGCCTTCCTGACTCAGAAGGAAAAGCTATTTGGACTGCCCATTTGAACATAACATTTCAGGTGGGAAATCGAATCATATCCGAATTAGGGGAAACTGGAGTATTTGGAAATCATTCTCCTCTGGAAAAGGTGGCTGGTGTGGTAGTACTTCCCGAGGGTTGGAATCAGAATGCTTGTAACCCCATGACCAATTTCAGCAGGCCTGAGCCTACAGAATCCTGGCTGGCCCTCATTGAACGGGGAGGCTGCACCTTTACCCACAAGATAAAGATGGCAGCTGAGAAGGGAGCAAATGGAGTGATCATCTATAACTACCCAGGTACTGGAAACAAGGTTTTTCCAATGTCTCACCAAGGAACAGGAAACGTCGTTGCAGTGATGATTGGCAACCTGAAAGGCATGGAGCTTTTCCACTTGATTCAGAAGGGAGTCCATGTGACCATTATCATTGAAGTAGGGAGAAGACATATACCCTGGCTGAATCATCACATCATGTCTTTGTTTACCTTTATGGCTGCCACTGTTgcctgcttctttttgtattgtgCCCGGAGGCCCAGAATACCCAGCGCTGCCACCAGGAGACGCCGGCAGATTAAAGCAGATGTCAAAAAAGCCATCGGCGAGTTGGAACTGCGTGTGTTAAAGGAAGGGGACAAAGAAGTTGATCCCAATGGAGACAGCTGTGTTGTGTGCTTTGACATATACAAACCCAAGGATACAGTGCGCATTTTAACTTGCAAGCATCTTTTCCACAAGGCATGCATTGATCCCTGGCTTTTAGCCCATAGGACATGCCCCATGTGCAAATGTGACATTCTTAAAGTGTAA